One Sphingopyxis macrogoltabida genomic region harbors:
- a CDS encoding NADH:ubiquinone oxidoreductase subunit NDUFA12, whose protein sequence is MSILGKIFTWWDGATVGTLLNSWSTGEKVGEDSLGNRYFRAKKGGRRWVIYNGSNDASRVPPEWHGWLHGTFDELPADVLPAPRAWEKEPTANLTGSTGAYRPAGALERGGHRAAATGDYEAWRPGAE, encoded by the coding sequence ATGAGCATCTTGGGCAAGATTTTCACCTGGTGGGACGGCGCAACCGTCGGTACGCTGCTGAACAGCTGGAGCACCGGCGAGAAGGTCGGCGAGGACAGCCTTGGCAACCGCTATTTCCGCGCGAAGAAGGGCGGCCGCCGCTGGGTGATCTATAACGGATCGAACGACGCGAGCCGCGTCCCCCCCGAATGGCACGGCTGGCTGCACGGCACTTTCGATGAGCTTCCCGCCGATGTCCTTCCCGCGCCGCGCGCGTGGGAAAAGGAGCCGACCGCCAACCTTACTGGCAGCACCGGCGCCTATCGCCCGGCGGGCGCGCTCGAACGCGGCGGGCATCGTGCCGCCGCGACGGGCGATTACGAGGCCTGGCGGCCCGGCGCCGAGTGA
- a CDS encoding DUF192 domain-containing protein, with amino-acid sequence MRAVLAALALSFALPMAACSSHGNGAEQTATIPLTIAAGEKLHKFNVEVARTAEEQQQGLMFRTSLPAGGGMLFPFEKPRIASFWMKNTLIPLDMIFVRADGSIDRIAENTIPESLEPVASGGEVAAVLELAGGTAAELGLDENARVTWDDKK; translated from the coding sequence ATGCGTGCCGTGCTTGCCGCCCTTGCCCTGTCGTTCGCCTTGCCGATGGCAGCATGCAGCTCGCACGGCAACGGGGCGGAGCAAACCGCGACCATCCCGCTGACCATCGCCGCGGGCGAAAAGCTGCATAAATTCAACGTCGAAGTGGCGCGGACGGCCGAAGAGCAGCAGCAGGGACTGATGTTCCGCACCAGCCTGCCCGCAGGCGGCGGCATGCTCTTCCCGTTCGAAAAACCGCGCATCGCCAGCTTCTGGATGAAGAACACGCTGATCCCGCTCGACATGATCTTCGTCCGCGCCGACGGCAGCATCGACCGCATCGCCGAAAACACCATCCCCGAATCGCTCGAACCCGTGGCGAGCGGCGGCGAGGTGGCGGCGGTGCTCGAACTGGCGGGGGGCACGGCGGCCGAACTTGGCCTCGACGAGAACGCCAGAGTGACATGGGACGACAAGAAATAG
- a CDS encoding class I SAM-dependent methyltransferase, with protein MRSLLLVASAAIALSDPAAFAQDGHAGHDTHAAVKEADTAGAAIAAAVAASTRTPANTARDPYRHPAETLAFFGVKPGDTIVELWPGGGWYTEILAPLTKAGGGTLYVAAPWEKGLNRIKEKQAADAATYGAVKLAEFPGTGAGDKVPDGSADAVLTFRNVHNWRFGGADKTADAFKQIFAMLKPGGTLGVVEHRLPEEMASALEEKSGYMKRSSVVGFAEAAGFKLVGESDINANPKDTHDYEKGVWTLPPNLTEGDKDREKYLAIGESDRMTLKFVKPAS; from the coding sequence ATGCGTTCCCTGTTGCTGGTTGCAAGTGCCGCCATTGCCCTTTCGGATCCCGCCGCCTTCGCGCAGGATGGCCATGCCGGTCACGACACGCACGCCGCCGTGAAGGAAGCCGATACCGCGGGTGCGGCCATCGCCGCCGCGGTCGCCGCTTCGACGCGCACCCCCGCCAACACCGCGCGCGACCCATATCGCCACCCCGCCGAGACGCTCGCCTTCTTCGGGGTCAAGCCCGGCGACACGATCGTCGAGCTGTGGCCCGGCGGCGGCTGGTACACCGAAATCCTCGCCCCGCTGACCAAGGCCGGCGGCGGCACGCTCTATGTCGCAGCGCCGTGGGAAAAGGGGCTGAACCGGATCAAGGAAAAGCAGGCGGCGGACGCCGCGACCTATGGCGCGGTCAAGCTCGCCGAATTCCCGGGCACCGGCGCGGGTGACAAGGTTCCCGATGGCAGCGCCGACGCCGTGCTGACCTTCCGCAACGTCCACAACTGGCGCTTCGGCGGCGCCGACAAGACGGCGGATGCGTTCAAGCAGATCTTCGCGATGCTCAAACCCGGCGGCACGCTCGGCGTCGTCGAGCACCGGCTGCCCGAGGAGATGGCTTCGGCGCTCGAGGAAAAGAGCGGCTATATGAAGCGCTCGTCGGTCGTCGGCTTTGCCGAAGCGGCGGGCTTCAAGCTCGTCGGCGAGAGCGATATCAACGCCAATCCCAAGGACACGCACGATTATGAAAAGGGTGTGTGGACGCTGCCGCCGAACCTGACCGAAGGCGACAAGGACCGCGAAAAATATCTGGCGATCGGCGAATCGGACCGCATGACGCTGAAATTCGTAAAGCCGGCAAGCTGA
- a CDS encoding isopenicillin N synthase family dioxygenase, giving the protein MTTLPVIDIAPLRAMDDAEMVERTAAAIGAASAEFGFFYADGHGIADSLVARLETASHRFFALSGKEKAEIAMAHGGIPWRGWFPLGGELTSGLADRKEGLYLGEELTAEDSRVIAGWPLHGANLWPRAVPELRRAVGDYLAAAVAAAEALMRGMALALGLPAEHFAAGMTRRPTLLFRIFHYPPDGAPDRFGVGEHSDYGLLTLLGQDRHGGLEVRAANGDWIAVPPQGRMLVVNIGDMFERLTRGRFRSAPHRVINASGRDRLSWPLFYDPDFAAPVDPLPIAATTRSLPRWDDIDVHAAGGTYGDYLLGKVGKVFPDLAGKAFRN; this is encoded by the coding sequence GTGACGACGCTCCCCGTCATCGATATCGCGCCGCTGCGCGCGATGGACGATGCGGAGATGGTGGAGCGCACCGCTGCGGCTATCGGCGCGGCGAGCGCCGAATTCGGTTTTTTCTATGCTGATGGACATGGCATCGCCGACAGCCTCGTCGCGCGGCTCGAAACGGCGAGCCATCGTTTCTTTGCCTTGTCCGGCAAAGAGAAGGCCGAAATCGCGATGGCGCATGGTGGCATCCCCTGGCGCGGCTGGTTCCCGCTCGGCGGCGAGCTGACCTCGGGCCTCGCCGACCGCAAGGAGGGGCTTTATCTCGGCGAGGAACTGACGGCCGAAGATTCGCGCGTGATCGCCGGCTGGCCGCTGCACGGCGCCAACCTCTGGCCGCGCGCGGTGCCCGAACTGCGGCGGGCGGTCGGCGACTATCTGGCCGCTGCGGTCGCCGCCGCCGAAGCGCTGATGCGCGGCATGGCGCTCGCGCTCGGCCTGCCCGCGGAGCATTTCGCGGCGGGCATGACGCGGCGGCCCACCCTGCTGTTTCGTATCTTCCACTATCCTCCCGACGGCGCGCCCGACCGCTTCGGGGTCGGCGAGCATAGCGATTACGGCCTGCTCACCTTGCTCGGGCAGGACCGCCATGGCGGGCTGGAGGTGCGCGCCGCGAATGGCGACTGGATCGCGGTGCCGCCACAAGGACGGATGCTCGTAGTCAATATTGGCGACATGTTCGAACGGCTGACGCGCGGCCGCTTCCGCTCGGCGCCGCACCGCGTGATCAACGCCTCGGGACGCGACCGGCTGTCGTGGCCTTTATTCTATGATCCCGATTTCGCAGCGCCGGTCGATCCGCTGCCGATCGCGGCTACGACGCGCAGCCTGCCCCGCTGGGACGATATCGACGTCCATGCCGCGGGCGGTACCTATGGCGATTATCTGCTCGGCAAGGTGGGCAAGGTCTTTCCCGATCTCGCCGGCAAGGCGTTTCGCAACTGA
- the aat gene encoding leucyl/phenylalanyl-tRNA--protein transferase yields MKHVETIDPALLLSAYAQGLFPMADGADDPSVHWVEPRLRAILPLDGFHLSRSLKKVIVSDRFRVTTDTAFAEMMALCAESADDRPTTWINPVIKASYERLFRLGHAHSVEVWLDGALAGGLYGVSLGRAFFGESMVSRARDASKVALAHLVARLRAGGWRLLDCQFITPHLASLGAIEIPQRDYLARLYSVLSEGAGGGALGAGAGAAAGAGLPSPPFVAGDWGALDALGAAAPDAVFGAERATGSPPGYVIAQLLT; encoded by the coding sequence CTGAAGCATGTAGAGACCATCGACCCCGCGCTGCTGCTGAGCGCCTATGCGCAGGGGCTTTTCCCGATGGCCGACGGGGCGGACGACCCGTCGGTCCATTGGGTCGAACCACGGCTGCGCGCGATCCTGCCGCTCGACGGCTTTCACCTGTCGCGCAGCCTGAAGAAGGTCATCGTCTCCGACCGCTTTCGGGTCACCACCGACACCGCCTTTGCCGAGATGATGGCGCTGTGCGCCGAGTCCGCCGACGACCGCCCGACGACGTGGATCAACCCCGTCATCAAGGCGAGTTACGAGCGCCTGTTCCGGCTCGGCCATGCCCACAGCGTCGAGGTGTGGCTGGACGGCGCGCTGGCGGGCGGACTCTATGGCGTTTCGCTCGGGCGCGCCTTTTTCGGTGAATCGATGGTCAGCCGCGCGCGCGACGCGTCGAAAGTCGCGCTGGCGCATCTCGTCGCGCGGCTGCGCGCCGGGGGGTGGCGGCTGCTCGACTGCCAGTTCATCACGCCGCACCTCGCCAGCCTCGGGGCAATCGAAATTCCCCAGCGCGATTATCTGGCGCGGCTTTACTCGGTATTGTCGGAAGGTGCCGGCGGCGGGGCCCTGGGTGCCGGCGCGGGCGCTGCGGCGGGTGCCGGGCTTCCCTCGCCGCCGTTCGTCGCCGGCGATTGGGGGGCGCTCGACGCCTTGGGCGCTGCGGCGCCGGACGCCGTCTTCGGTGCCGAACGCGCGACCGGTTCGCCGCCCGGATATGTCATTGCGCAACTTTTGACATAA
- the rimP gene encoding ribosome maturation protein RimP — MVDIGVLNAIIAPEAEAMGLALVRVAFFGGESDPTLQVMAERPDTRQLTIDDCADLSRRISDRLDALEEAGKDPIDQAYRLEVSSPGIDRPLTRRADFADWAGHEAKIALKEKLNGRQRFNGELVGIDGDTVRILDKEEVEHSLPFDAIDTAKLVLTDKLIAATVPLSIEGADEMEEEGQD, encoded by the coding sequence TTGGTCGATATCGGCGTCCTCAATGCGATCATCGCGCCCGAAGCCGAGGCGATGGGCCTCGCGCTGGTGCGCGTCGCTTTCTTCGGCGGCGAGAGCGACCCGACGCTGCAGGTGATGGCCGAACGGCCCGACACGCGCCAGTTGACGATCGACGACTGCGCCGATCTGTCGCGCCGCATCTCGGACCGGCTCGACGCACTCGAGGAAGCGGGTAAGGACCCGATCGACCAAGCGTACCGGCTGGAGGTCTCGTCGCCCGGCATCGACCGGCCGCTGACGCGCCGCGCCGATTTCGCCGACTGGGCGGGGCATGAGGCGAAGATCGCGCTCAAGGAAAAGCTGAACGGGCGTCAGCGTTTCAACGGCGAGCTCGTCGGCATCGACGGCGATACCGTCAGGATTTTGGACAAGGAAGAGGTGGAGCACAGCCTGCCGTTCGACGCGATCGACACGGCAAAGCTCGTCCTCACCGACAAGCTGATTGCCGCAACCGTCCCGCTCTCGATCGAGGGCGCCGACGAAATGGAAGAAGAAGGACAGGACTGA
- a CDS encoding fatty acyl-AMP ligase: MTENPALTADAADGLAPTPTHCAQPRRFSDFATVGEALDYAASGSRGLNFHDPRGKLTRPYPYRELQADAIATAYRLIAAGVKPEDRIALIAETGPEFAALFFGTIYAGAWPVPLPLPTSFGGRDSYVGQLTVQLTSCDPTMLFFPPEIAAMAIEAAEARGVTPVDWSAFEQRPAPVTDLPAQQSDATCYLQYSSGSTRFPHGVAVTHGALLNNLSAHSHGMQLQDSDRCISWLPWYHDMGLVGCLLSPVANQVSVDYLKTEDFARRPLAWLDLISRNEGTTLSYSPTFGYDICARRISSQTHVADRFDLSRWRVAGNGADMIRPDVMQNFVDAFADAGFKATAFLPSYGLAEATLAVSIMPPGQGIVVELVEETELSGAANDAGRPTRYRAIVNCGRAVKDMTIEVRDEAGNILPDQTVGKVWCSGPSLMTGYYRDPESTAACLVDGWLDTGDMGYLSDGYIYIVGRAKDMIIINGKNHWPQDIEWAVEQLPGFKSGDIAAFAITAPGGEETPAVLVQCRTSDDGERALLRETIRERVRAITGMNCVIELIPPRTLPRTSSGKLSRSKARAQYLAGEIQPFAIAA; encoded by the coding sequence ATGACCGAAAATCCTGCCCTCACCGCAGATGCTGCGGACGGCCTCGCGCCGACGCCGACCCATTGCGCCCAGCCGCGCCGCTTTTCGGATTTCGCCACCGTCGGCGAAGCGCTCGATTATGCCGCCAGCGGCTCGCGCGGGCTCAATTTCCACGATCCGCGCGGTAAGCTGACGCGGCCTTATCCGTACCGCGAGCTGCAGGCCGATGCCATTGCAACCGCCTATCGTCTGATCGCGGCGGGGGTGAAGCCCGAGGACCGGATCGCGCTGATCGCCGAAACCGGCCCCGAATTTGCGGCGCTTTTCTTCGGTACCATCTATGCCGGTGCGTGGCCGGTGCCGCTGCCGCTGCCGACCAGCTTCGGCGGCCGCGACTCCTATGTCGGCCAGCTTACCGTCCAACTGACGAGTTGCGATCCCACGATGCTCTTCTTCCCGCCCGAAATCGCGGCGATGGCGATCGAGGCCGCCGAAGCGCGGGGCGTGACCCCGGTCGACTGGAGCGCGTTCGAACAGCGCCCGGCGCCGGTCACCGACCTGCCGGCGCAGCAGAGCGACGCGACCTGCTACCTCCAGTACAGCAGCGGCTCGACGCGCTTCCCGCATGGCGTCGCGGTCACCCACGGCGCGCTGCTCAACAATCTATCGGCGCATTCGCACGGCATGCAGCTTCAGGACAGCGACCGCTGCATTTCGTGGCTGCCCTGGTATCACGACATGGGTCTGGTCGGCTGCCTGCTGTCGCCCGTCGCCAACCAGGTTTCGGTCGATTATCTGAAGACCGAGGATTTCGCCCGCCGTCCGCTCGCCTGGCTCGACCTGATCAGCCGCAACGAGGGCACGACGCTCAGCTATTCGCCGACCTTCGGTTACGACATCTGCGCGCGCCGCATCTCGAGCCAGACCCACGTCGCCGACCGCTTCGACCTGTCGCGCTGGCGCGTCGCGGGTAACGGCGCCGACATGATCCGTCCCGACGTCATGCAAAACTTCGTCGATGCCTTTGCCGATGCGGGTTTCAAGGCAACCGCCTTCCTGCCGAGCTACGGCCTTGCCGAAGCGACGCTCGCGGTCAGCATCATGCCGCCGGGTCAGGGCATCGTCGTCGAACTGGTCGAGGAAACCGAATTGTCGGGCGCCGCGAACGACGCCGGCCGCCCGACGCGTTATCGCGCGATCGTCAACTGCGGCCGCGCGGTCAAGGATATGACGATCGAGGTCCGCGACGAGGCCGGCAACATCCTGCCCGACCAGACGGTGGGCAAGGTCTGGTGCAGCGGTCCGTCGCTGATGACCGGCTATTACCGCGATCCCGAATCGACCGCCGCCTGCCTGGTCGACGGCTGGCTCGATACCGGCGATATGGGCTATTTGTCAGACGGTTACATCTACATTGTCGGCCGCGCCAAGGACATGATCATCATCAACGGCAAGAATCACTGGCCGCAGGATATCGAATGGGCGGTCGAACAATTGCCGGGCTTCAAGTCGGGCGATATCGCGGCCTTCGCGATCACCGCGCCGGGGGGCGAGGAAACGCCGGCGGTGCTCGTCCAGTGCCGCACCAGCGACGATGGCGAACGCGCCTTGCTGCGCGAAACGATCCGCGAACGCGTCCGCGCGATCACCGGTATGAACTGCGTCATCGAGCTGATTCCGCCGCGCACCCTGCCGCGGACGAGTTCGGGCAAATTGAGCCGGTCGAAGGCGCGCGCGCAATATCTGGCGGGCGAAATCCAGCCGTTCGCGATCGCCGCCTGA
- a CDS encoding Zn-dependent alcohol dehydrogenase has translation MKAAILNNLDGTFQIEEIEIDVPRGREVLVEVKASGLCHSDLHFAEQDFGVPLPAVLGHELAGVVLAVGPEVREFSVGDHVVGSLIQFCGHCRACIGGRTYQCTRPEETLRDDPNHMHRLTRDGEGVAQGFGTGAFAERALVHENQLALVPKELPFAQASLLGCGTITGAGAAINTASVRPGDTVAVIGIGGVGLNVISGAKLAGASRIIAIDMQPKKADLARKFGATDFIDASAGDTVNAVQALTDGGVDHAFEVVGIKATSQQAIQMVRKGGGAYLIGVHSPTSTIDVNVTIDLLTQQVDLRGVYMGSSNIKHDIPMYAHLYLQGKINLDDLISREINLSDINEAYKELKGGSIARSVITSF, from the coding sequence ATGAAAGCTGCGATACTTAACAATCTCGACGGAACATTCCAGATCGAGGAGATTGAGATCGACGTTCCGCGCGGCCGAGAGGTGCTAGTGGAAGTCAAGGCTTCGGGTCTGTGTCATTCTGACCTGCATTTTGCCGAACAGGATTTCGGGGTCCCCCTGCCGGCCGTCTTGGGTCACGAACTGGCAGGCGTCGTTCTCGCTGTCGGCCCTGAAGTACGAGAATTTTCGGTAGGGGACCATGTAGTAGGATCATTGATCCAGTTTTGCGGTCATTGCCGGGCCTGTATTGGCGGCCGAACCTATCAATGCACCAGGCCTGAAGAAACATTGCGTGACGATCCCAACCATATGCATCGCTTGACCAGGGACGGCGAGGGGGTTGCACAGGGATTCGGTACAGGCGCCTTTGCAGAACGCGCGCTGGTGCATGAGAATCAGCTGGCCCTTGTACCAAAGGAACTGCCTTTCGCTCAGGCTTCGCTACTGGGCTGCGGCACGATCACCGGTGCGGGCGCGGCCATCAACACGGCTTCGGTCCGGCCAGGAGATACTGTGGCGGTAATCGGCATCGGCGGCGTTGGCCTCAATGTGATTTCCGGCGCTAAGCTGGCCGGTGCGTCACGGATCATTGCGATCGATATGCAACCCAAAAAGGCTGACCTAGCCCGCAAGTTCGGTGCAACCGACTTTATCGATGCGTCGGCTGGCGACACCGTGAATGCGGTGCAGGCCCTGACTGACGGCGGCGTCGATCATGCCTTCGAGGTTGTAGGAATCAAAGCGACTTCGCAACAGGCGATCCAGATGGTTCGCAAAGGCGGTGGCGCCTATTTGATTGGCGTTCACTCTCCCACGAGCACGATCGACGTCAATGTGACGATTGATCTGCTGACCCAACAGGTCGATCTGCGCGGCGTCTATATGGGATCGTCCAATATCAAGCACGATATTCCAATGTACGCCCACCTCTATCTGCAGGGAAAGATCAACCTCGATGATCTGATTTCCCGCGAGATCAATCTGAGCGATATTAACGAGGCTTATAAGGAACTGAAGGGGGGCTCAATTGCGCGCAGCGTAATTACATCCTTCTAA
- a CDS encoding regulatory protein RecX: protein MANRRALPDRSKRPLGAAKLDELALAYVARFATSRAKLTRYLSRKIRESEWVDEIDAMAACEAVAGRMERLGFLDDRQYAAMRAGAMTRRGLGVRRVKAQLFVDGIAPGDSEDALSEAEDKALASAIGFARRRRFGPFAVRTADDPAMRERQVAAFARAGHSLALARRILAVAPGDEDALAALDAEAALD, encoded by the coding sequence ATGGCCAACCGCCGCGCTCTCCCCGACCGTTCAAAAAGGCCACTCGGCGCAGCAAAGCTCGACGAACTGGCGCTCGCCTATGTGGCGCGATTCGCGACCAGCCGCGCCAAGCTGACGCGCTATCTTTCCCGAAAAATTCGCGAATCCGAATGGGTTGACGAAATTGACGCCATGGCGGCGTGCGAGGCGGTCGCCGGCCGGATGGAGCGGCTCGGCTTTCTCGACGACCGCCAATATGCGGCGATGCGCGCCGGGGCGATGACGCGCCGCGGGCTGGGCGTTCGGCGGGTCAAGGCACAGCTCTTCGTCGACGGAATCGCGCCCGGCGACAGCGAGGATGCGCTGTCGGAAGCCGAAGACAAGGCGCTGGCGTCGGCGATCGGCTTTGCCCGGCGGCGGCGTTTCGGTCCGTTCGCGGTGCGCACGGCCGACGATCCGGCGATGCGCGAACGGCAGGTCGCCGCCTTTGCCCGCGCGGGCCACAGCCTCGCACTCGCGCGGCGGATTCTGGCGGTCGCGCCGGGGGACGAGGATGCTCTGGCCGCGCTGGACGCCGAAGCGGCGCTCGACTAG
- a CDS encoding IS1380-like element ISPme1 family transposase, translating into MDHLEGAGLARGDRVDFDRRVRLEFRGAQISSDGGLLVMRELDDVLGLSNLASEALRDSRTGKNTLHRLDGLFRQSVFGRLAGYEDVNDADRLALDPVMRQVVGGRAVEAQAASASQMGRFETETLALAANRAALADLNGQWIDRFHDRNGLKYIVLDMDSSVSPTHGDQEGAAWNGHFDCTCYHPIFLFNQFGMLERCALRNGNVHSADGWRDVLDPVIARYAGRDLGGRFFRADAAYAIPAIYMRLEEARFFYAIRLPANAVLREKIAHRLTRPVGRPSLTKVKRFFEDFEYQAASWDKPRRVIAKIEWHPGELFPKVGFIVTNLPMEPDWVVRFYNQRGTAEQHIKEGKYAFRWTRLSCRKFRHNEVRLQLHALAYNLATFLRCIELPEAMADWSLTSLQLKLIKIGARVVRHARAITFQLAEVAVTGPMVRAVLAAIRRLRTPPSCA; encoded by the coding sequence ATGGATCACCTGGAGGGTGCGGGCTTGGCGCGGGGAGATCGGGTTGATTTCGACCGCCGTGTGCGTCTGGAGTTCCGTGGTGCGCAGATCAGTTCAGACGGTGGCCTGCTGGTGATGCGCGAGCTTGATGACGTGCTCGGCCTGTCCAATCTGGCGTCGGAGGCGCTGCGAGACAGCCGCACCGGGAAGAACACGCTCCATCGGCTTGACGGATTGTTCCGGCAATCGGTGTTCGGACGACTGGCCGGATACGAGGATGTGAACGATGCCGACCGCTTGGCCCTCGATCCCGTGATGCGTCAGGTCGTTGGCGGCAGGGCCGTCGAGGCGCAAGCTGCTTCGGCATCGCAGATGGGACGGTTCGAGACCGAGACGCTGGCTCTGGCCGCGAACCGGGCGGCGCTGGCCGATCTGAACGGCCAATGGATCGACCGGTTTCATGACCGCAACGGGTTGAAATACATCGTGCTGGACATGGACAGCTCGGTCAGCCCCACCCACGGCGATCAGGAAGGTGCTGCCTGGAACGGGCATTTCGACTGCACCTGCTATCACCCCATCTTCTTGTTCAACCAGTTTGGCATGCTGGAGCGCTGCGCCCTGCGTAACGGCAATGTCCACAGCGCCGATGGCTGGCGGGATGTCCTTGATCCCGTCATTGCCCGATATGCTGGCCGCGACCTTGGTGGACGCTTCTTCCGGGCCGACGCTGCCTACGCGATCCCCGCGATCTATATGCGGCTGGAAGAAGCCAGGTTCTTCTACGCCATCCGTCTGCCCGCCAACGCCGTCTTGCGCGAGAAGATCGCGCATCGGCTGACACGGCCCGTGGGACGGCCTTCGCTGACCAAGGTCAAACGGTTCTTCGAGGACTTCGAGTATCAGGCGGCGTCCTGGGACAAGCCGCGCCGCGTCATCGCCAAGATCGAATGGCATCCGGGCGAGCTGTTCCCCAAAGTCGGCTTCATCGTCACCAACCTGCCGATGGAGCCAGACTGGGTGGTGAGGTTCTACAACCAGCGCGGCACCGCAGAGCAGCACATCAAGGAAGGCAAATATGCCTTTCGCTGGACGCGGCTGTCATGCCGGAAGTTCCGGCACAACGAGGTGCGGCTGCAACTGCACGCGCTGGCCTACAACCTGGCAACCTTCCTGCGCTGCATCGAACTGCCCGAGGCCATGGCGGACTGGTCGTTGACCAGCCTGCAACTCAAGCTGATCAAGATCGGCGCCCGCGTCGTCCGCCACGCCCGCGCCATTACCTTCCAGTTGGCCGAGGTCGCCGTCACCGGCCCGATGGTGCGGGCCGTCCTTGCCGCCATCCGCCGTCTTCGAACGCCTCCGTCATGCGCATGA
- the nusA gene encoding transcription termination factor NusA, with protein sequence MATAISANKAELLAIANSVASEKMIDKTIVIEAIEEAIQRAARARYGAENDIRAKLDAQTGDLRLWRVVEVVEQVEDYFKQVDLASGQKLQKDAKIGDFIVDPLPAVDLGRIDAQSAKQVIFQKVREADRERQYQEFKDRAGEIITGVVKSVEFGHIVVNLGRAEGVIRRDQQIPRELMRVGDRVRALILSVRSETRGPQIFLSRAHPDFMKKLFAQEVPEIYDGIIEIKAAARDPGSRAKIGVISYDGSIDPVGACVGMKGSRVQAVVQEMQGEKIDIIPWSEDTATFVVNALQPATVQRVVIDEDDSRIEVVVPDDQLSLAIGRRGQNVRLASQLTGSQIDIMTEADASEKRQREFVERSTMFQEELDVDETLAQLLVAEGFGELEEVAYVGLDELASIEGFDDELAQELQSRATEALERREEASRQERRALGVEDDLADIPHLTEAMLVVLGKAGIKTLDDLADLATDELIAKKRTDNRRGPPRGERAEDKGGVLGEYGLSEEQGNEIIMAARAHWFEDEPVAEAPQAGEAADADPAQ encoded by the coding sequence ATGGCCACTGCCATTTCCGCCAACAAGGCCGAACTGCTCGCGATTGCCAATTCGGTCGCCAGCGAGAAGATGATCGACAAGACGATCGTCATCGAGGCGATCGAGGAAGCAATCCAGCGCGCCGCGCGCGCGCGTTACGGCGCCGAAAACGACATCCGCGCCAAGCTCGACGCCCAGACTGGCGACCTCCGTCTGTGGCGGGTCGTCGAGGTCGTCGAGCAGGTCGAGGATTATTTCAAGCAGGTCGACCTCGCGTCGGGCCAGAAGCTGCAGAAGGACGCGAAGATCGGCGACTTCATCGTTGATCCGCTGCCCGCGGTCGACCTTGGCCGCATCGACGCCCAGTCGGCGAAGCAGGTGATCTTCCAGAAGGTCCGCGAAGCCGACCGCGAGCGCCAGTATCAGGAATTCAAGGACCGCGCGGGCGAGATCATCACCGGCGTCGTGAAGTCGGTCGAATTCGGCCACATCGTCGTCAACCTCGGCCGCGCCGAGGGCGTCATCCGCCGCGACCAGCAAATCCCGCGCGAACTGATGCGCGTCGGTGATCGTGTCCGCGCGCTGATCCTGTCGGTGCGCAGCGAAACACGCGGCCCGCAAATCTTCCTCAGCCGCGCGCACCCCGACTTCATGAAGAAGCTGTTCGCGCAGGAAGTGCCCGAAATCTACGACGGCATCATCGAGATCAAGGCGGCCGCCCGCGACCCGGGTTCGCGCGCCAAGATCGGCGTCATCAGCTATGACGGTTCAATCGACCCCGTCGGCGCCTGTGTCGGCATGAAGGGCAGCCGCGTCCAGGCGGTCGTCCAGGAAATGCAGGGCGAAAAGATCGACATCATTCCCTGGTCCGAAGACACGGCGACCTTCGTCGTCAACGCGCTCCAGCCGGCAACGGTCCAGCGCGTCGTCATCGACGAGGACGACAGCCGCATCGAAGTCGTCGTTCCCGACGACCAGCTCAGCCTTGCCATCGGCCGCCGCGGCCAGAATGTCCGTCTCGCGAGCCAGCTCACCGGCAGCCAGATCGACATCATGACCGAGGCCGATGCCAGCGAGAAGCGCCAGCGCGAATTCGTCGAACGCTCGACGATGTTCCAGGAAGAACTCGACGTCGATGAGACGCTCGCGCAGCTCCTCGTCGCCGAAGGCTTCGGCGAACTCGAGGAAGTCGCTTATGTGGGCCTCGACGAGCTCGCGAGCATCGAAGGCTTCGACGATGAACTGGCGCAGGAGCTGCAGAGCCGCGCGACCGAAGCGCTCGAACGCCGCGAGGAAGCATCGCGTCAGGAACGCCGTGCGCTCGGCGTCGAGGACGATCTTGCCGATATTCCGCACCTGACCGAAGCCATGCTCGTCGTGCTCGGCAAGGCGGGGATCAAGACGCTCGACGACCTCGCCGATCTCGCGACCGACGAGCTGATCGCCAAGAAGCGCACCGACAACCGTCGCGGCCCGCCGCGGGGCGAACGCGCCGAGGACAAGGGCGGCGTGCTCGGCGAATATGGCCTGAGCGAAGAGCAGGGCAACGAGATCATCATGGCGGCGCGGGCGCACTGGTTCGAAGACGAACCCGTGGCCGAAGCGCCGCAAGCCGGGGAGGCCGCC